A region of Moorena producens PAL-8-15-08-1 DNA encodes the following proteins:
- a CDS encoding DNA-directed RNA polymerase subunit gamma, protein MKSQIEQRFDYVKIGIASPERIRQWGERTLPNGQMVGEVTKPETINYRTLKPEMDGLFCERIFGPAKDWECHCGKYKRVRHRGIVCERCGVEVTESRVRRHRMGYIKLAAPVAHVWYLKGIPSYLSILLDMPLRDVEQIVYFNAYVVLNPGNAENLSYKQLLTEDQWLEIEEQLYSEDSDLSGVDVGIGAEALQRLLQDLDLDAIAEKLREEIAASKGQKRAKLIKRLRVIDNFIGTGAQPDWMVLSVIPVIPPDLRPMVQLDGGRFATSDLNDLYRRVINRNNRLARLQEILAPEIIVRNEKRMLQEAVDALIDNGRRGRTVVGANNRPLKSLSDIIEGKQGRFRQNLLGKRVDYSGRSVIVVGPKLHIHQCGLPREMAIELFQPFVIHRLIRQGLVNNIKAAKKLIQRGDPTVWDVLEEVIAGHPVMLNRAPTLHRLGIQAFEPILVEGRAIQLHPLVCPAFNADFDGDQMAVHVPLSLESQAEARLLMLASNNILSPATGRPIIAPSQDMVLGCYYLTAKNPNATKGAGRYFANLDDAIKAYEQKQVHLHAYIWVRYDGIVDTDEPDTQMISEESSPDGMVTKVYNNRRVRETANGELISQYIRTTAGRIIYNKTIQEALWG, encoded by the coding sequence ATGAAAAGCCAAATAGAACAGCGGTTTGACTACGTAAAAATTGGTATTGCCTCTCCTGAGAGAATTCGTCAATGGGGAGAAAGGACTCTTCCCAACGGTCAAATGGTCGGTGAAGTGACTAAGCCAGAAACCATTAACTATCGCACCCTCAAACCGGAGATGGATGGGCTGTTCTGTGAGCGCATCTTTGGTCCAGCTAAAGACTGGGAATGCCATTGTGGTAAGTACAAGCGAGTGCGCCACCGAGGTATTGTCTGTGAACGCTGTGGTGTGGAAGTGACCGAGTCCCGGGTCAGGCGTCACCGTATGGGATACATTAAATTAGCCGCACCCGTGGCTCACGTCTGGTATCTCAAAGGCATTCCTAGCTACCTCAGTATTTTGCTTGATATGCCCCTGCGGGATGTAGAACAGATTGTCTACTTCAACGCCTACGTAGTACTAAACCCAGGTAATGCGGAAAACCTTAGCTATAAACAGCTACTCACCGAAGACCAATGGCTGGAAATTGAGGAGCAGCTCTATAGCGAAGACTCAGACCTATCTGGGGTAGACGTGGGGATTGGGGCTGAGGCTCTGCAACGACTCCTACAGGATTTGGATTTAGACGCGATCGCAGAAAAGCTGCGAGAAGAAATTGCCGCTTCTAAAGGTCAAAAGCGAGCTAAGCTGATCAAACGGTTGCGGGTGATTGATAACTTTATTGGCACCGGGGCTCAGCCAGATTGGATGGTGCTGAGTGTTATCCCTGTCATTCCCCCCGACCTGCGACCGATGGTGCAACTAGATGGGGGTCGCTTTGCTACCTCTGACTTGAATGACCTCTATCGACGAGTGATCAACCGCAACAATCGACTAGCCCGGTTGCAGGAAATTCTGGCACCAGAAATTATTGTCCGCAATGAAAAGCGGATGCTTCAGGAAGCTGTGGATGCCCTGATTGACAATGGCAGGCGAGGACGGACGGTGGTAGGGGCAAACAATCGACCCCTGAAGTCCCTCTCTGACATTATTGAAGGTAAACAGGGTCGCTTCCGGCAAAACCTGCTAGGAAAACGGGTGGATTACTCCGGACGGTCAGTGATTGTAGTCGGCCCAAAGCTGCATATCCACCAGTGTGGTTTGCCCAGAGAGATGGCGATTGAGCTGTTTCAACCTTTTGTGATTCACCGCCTGATTCGTCAGGGTTTAGTGAATAACATAAAAGCAGCTAAGAAATTGATTCAACGGGGAGATCCCACTGTGTGGGACGTACTCGAAGAAGTGATTGCAGGTCACCCGGTGATGCTAAATCGAGCCCCAACTCTACACCGACTAGGAATTCAAGCCTTTGAACCTATTTTGGTAGAAGGTCGTGCCATTCAACTGCACCCCTTAGTCTGTCCAGCCTTTAATGCTGACTTTGATGGCGACCAGATGGCAGTACATGTGCCTCTATCCCTAGAATCCCAAGCAGAGGCTAGGTTGTTAATGCTGGCATCCAACAATATTCTCTCACCAGCAACAGGTCGCCCTATCATAGCACCGAGTCAAGATATGGTCTTGGGATGCTATTATCTAACCGCCAAAAATCCCAATGCAACCAAAGGCGCAGGTCGTTACTTTGCTAACCTCGACGATGCAATCAAAGCCTACGAACAAAAGCAAGTACACCTGCATGCCTATATTTGGGTGCGCTATGACGGCATAGTTGACACAGACGAACCAGATACGCAGATGATTTCTGAAGAATCTTCACCCGATGGTATGGTGACCAAAGTCTACAACAACCGGCGAGTGAGGGAAACAGCCAATGGTGAACTTATTTCCCAGTACATCCGCACCACCGCAGGTCGGATCATCTACAACAAAACTATTCAAGAAGCCCTATGGGGCTAG
- the rpoB gene encoding DNA-directed RNA polymerase subunit beta: protein MTNPTYTTATYMLPDLVEIQRASFRWFLEEGLIEELNSFSPITDYTGKMELHFLGENYRLKCPKYDVDEAKRRDSTYAVQMYVHTRLINKETGEIKEQEVFIGDLPLMTDRGTFIINGAERVIVNQIVRSPGVYYKSETDKNGRRTYSASLIPNRGAWLKFETDKNNLVWVRIDKTRKLSAQVLLKALGLGDSEIIDAMRHPDYYQKTLDKEGNPSEEEALLELYRKLRPGEPPTVSGGQQLLESRFFDQKRYDLGRVGRYKINKKLRLNIPDTVRVLTPQDILGAIDYLINLEFDIGSTDDIDHLGNRRVRSVGELLQNQVRVGLNRLERIIRERMTVSESDTLTPASLVNPKPLVAAIKEFFGSSQLSQFMDQTNPLAELTHKRRLSALGPGGLTRERAGFAVRDIHPSHYGRICPIETPEGPNAGLIGSLATHARVNNYGFIETPSYPVENGRVLKDRPPLYMTADEEDDLRVAPGDIALDEEGYILGESVPVRYRQEFTTTTPDQVDYVAVSPVQIISVATSLIPFLEHDDANRALMGSNMQRQAVPLLRPERPLVGTGLEAQAARDSGMVVVAASDGEVVYVDANTIRLQPYQTTIKDTPALPGGKGNENELEFPIPIQPKETPAIIEYSLQKYQRSNQDTCLNQRPLVYVGDEVVAGQVLADGSATEGGEIALGQNILVAYMPWEGYNYEDAILVSERLVYDDVYTSIHVEKYEIEARQTKLGPEEITREIPNVGEDALRQLDETGIIRIGAWVEAGDILVGKVTPKGESDQPPEEKLLRAIFGEKARDVRDNSLRVPNGEKGRVVDVRVFTREQGDELPPGANMVVRVYVAQKRKIQVGDKMAGRHGNKGIISRILPIEDMPYLPDGTPVDIVLNPLGVPSRMNVGQVFECLLGWAGEHLNARFKLTPFDEMYGAEASRLTVHNKLKEASDQPGKEWVFNPEHAGKITVYDGRTGEAFDQPVTVGQAYMLKLVHLVDDKIHARSTGPYSLVTQQPLGGKAQQGGQRFGEMEVWALEAFGASYTLQELLTVKSDDMQGRNEALNAIVKGKAIPRPGTPESFKVLMRELQSLGLDIAVHKVETTEDGSSNDMEVDLMTDSERHRTPRSPTYESLNQEELEEEQA from the coding sequence ATGACTAATCCGACTTACACAACAGCTACCTATATGTTGCCAGACTTAGTTGAAATTCAGCGTGCTAGCTTTCGCTGGTTCTTGGAGGAGGGGCTAATTGAAGAACTCAATAGCTTCTCGCCGATTACCGACTACACTGGCAAAATGGAGCTGCACTTCTTGGGTGAAAACTACAGGCTGAAGTGTCCTAAATATGATGTGGATGAAGCCAAGCGGCGAGACAGTACCTATGCCGTACAAATGTACGTTCATACCCGCTTGATTAATAAAGAAACCGGCGAGATCAAAGAACAAGAAGTCTTCATCGGTGATTTGCCTCTGATGACAGACCGAGGAACATTTATCATTAACGGTGCTGAGCGAGTCATTGTTAACCAAATTGTTCGCTCTCCTGGAGTTTACTACAAGTCTGAAACTGATAAAAACGGACGTCGTACCTACTCAGCCTCCTTGATTCCTAACCGGGGTGCTTGGTTGAAGTTTGAAACTGATAAAAATAACTTAGTTTGGGTGCGCATCGACAAAACCCGTAAACTCTCTGCACAAGTGCTTTTAAAAGCTTTGGGGCTTGGTGATAGTGAAATTATAGATGCTATGCGCCACCCAGACTACTATCAAAAAACCCTTGACAAAGAAGGGAACCCCAGTGAAGAAGAAGCCCTGCTGGAGCTGTACCGCAAGCTGCGTCCTGGGGAACCTCCCACTGTTAGTGGTGGTCAGCAGTTATTGGAATCCCGTTTCTTTGACCAGAAGCGTTATGACCTAGGTCGGGTCGGTCGCTACAAAATCAATAAAAAACTACGGCTGAATATTCCTGACACGGTAAGGGTATTGACCCCCCAAGATATACTAGGGGCAATAGATTACCTAATCAACCTGGAATTTGACATTGGTAGCACAGACGATATTGACCACCTAGGGAATCGCCGAGTACGCTCTGTTGGGGAACTACTGCAAAACCAAGTACGGGTGGGACTCAATCGCCTAGAGCGGATTATTCGAGAACGGATGACCGTTTCAGAATCCGATACCCTTACCCCAGCATCATTGGTAAACCCCAAACCCCTAGTAGCAGCGATTAAAGAATTTTTTGGGTCCTCTCAGCTGTCCCAGTTTATGGACCAGACCAATCCATTAGCTGAATTGACCCATAAACGGCGTCTGTCTGCCCTAGGTCCTGGGGGGTTAACTCGCGAACGGGCAGGTTTTGCAGTGCGGGATATTCATCCATCTCACTATGGCAGAATTTGCCCCATTGAAACTCCAGAAGGTCCCAATGCAGGTCTGATTGGGTCCTTGGCAACCCACGCTCGGGTTAACAATTATGGTTTTATTGAAACTCCTTCTTACCCAGTAGAAAATGGGCGAGTCCTAAAAGACCGACCGCCCTTGTACATGACCGCAGATGAAGAAGATGACCTGAGGGTAGCACCAGGAGATATTGCCTTAGATGAGGAAGGTTACATCCTGGGAGAGTCTGTACCAGTCCGATATCGACAAGAATTTACAACCACCACCCCTGACCAAGTGGACTATGTGGCGGTATCACCAGTGCAAATTATCTCCGTTGCCACCTCTCTAATTCCCTTCTTAGAACATGATGATGCCAACCGAGCTCTGATGGGCTCAAATATGCAGCGGCAAGCTGTGCCATTGCTTCGACCTGAGCGCCCCTTAGTGGGAACAGGATTGGAAGCCCAGGCCGCTCGGGACTCTGGTATGGTCGTGGTTGCTGCCAGTGATGGTGAGGTGGTGTATGTCGATGCCAACACAATTCGGTTACAGCCTTATCAAACCACCATCAAAGATACCCCAGCCCTGCCAGGGGGAAAGGGCAATGAAAATGAGTTAGAATTCCCTATCCCTATCCAACCAAAAGAAACCCCAGCAATTATTGAATACTCCCTCCAAAAGTACCAGCGCTCTAACCAAGATACCTGCTTGAATCAACGGCCCTTGGTGTATGTAGGAGATGAAGTTGTGGCAGGTCAGGTCCTGGCAGATGGCTCGGCTACGGAAGGGGGTGAAATCGCCCTGGGACAAAATATTCTAGTAGCTTATATGCCTTGGGAAGGCTATAACTACGAAGATGCAATCTTGGTTAGTGAACGGCTAGTTTACGATGATGTCTACACAAGTATTCACGTTGAAAAGTATGAAATAGAAGCGCGACAGACTAAACTAGGTCCGGAAGAAATAACCCGAGAAATTCCCAATGTGGGAGAAGATGCCCTGCGTCAGTTAGATGAAACCGGGATCATTCGCATTGGAGCCTGGGTAGAAGCTGGGGATATCTTGGTGGGGAAAGTTACTCCCAAGGGGGAATCAGACCAGCCACCAGAAGAAAAACTCTTGCGAGCTATATTTGGAGAAAAAGCGAGGGATGTACGGGACAATTCTCTACGAGTGCCCAATGGTGAAAAAGGGCGTGTGGTAGATGTGCGGGTATTTACCAGAGAGCAAGGGGATGAACTGCCACCGGGAGCCAACATGGTAGTGCGTGTATATGTGGCTCAGAAACGGAAAATCCAGGTTGGTGACAAAATGGCAGGTCGTCACGGCAATAAGGGAATTATTTCCCGGATTTTGCCCATCGAAGATATGCCCTACCTGCCGGATGGTACACCTGTAGATATTGTACTCAACCCCCTGGGAGTACCCAGTCGGATGAATGTGGGTCAGGTATTTGAATGTCTATTAGGATGGGCTGGGGAACACCTGAATGCCCGATTTAAGCTTACTCCCTTCGACGAAATGTACGGCGCAGAAGCATCCCGCCTCACAGTCCATAACAAGCTTAAAGAAGCCAGTGATCAACCTGGTAAAGAGTGGGTATTTAATCCCGAGCATGCTGGAAAAATTACTGTATACGATGGTCGTACCGGAGAAGCCTTTGACCAACCAGTCACAGTAGGGCAAGCCTATATGCTCAAGCTCGTTCACTTGGTAGACGATAAAATTCACGCTCGCTCCACCGGACCGTACTCCCTAGTCACCCAGCAACCGTTGGGGGGTAAAGCCCAACAAGGTGGTCAGCGGTTTGGGGAAATGGAAGTCTGGGCATTAGAAGCATTTGGAGCATCTTACACCCTCCAAGAATTGCTCACTGTTAAATCAGACGATATGCAAGGGCGCAATGAAGCTCTCAATGCCATTGTCAAAGGAAAAGCTATTCCCAGACCTGGTACTCCCGAATCATTCAAGGTACTGATGCGAGAACTCCAATCCTTAGGACTCGACATAGCTGTTCACAAAGTGGAAACCACAGAAGATGGTAGTAGCAATGATATGGAAGTGGATTTAATGACCGATTCAGAACGCCATCGCACACCACGCTCACCAACTTATGAATCCCTCAACCAGGAAGAGTTGGAAGAAGAACAAGCCTAA
- a CDS encoding TatD family hydrolase gives MQLIDTHVHINFDVFESELDQLRQRWLEAGVVRLVHSCVEPSEFKGIQALAERFPELSFAVGLHPLDTEKWTSETENQILTLARSDARVVAIGETGLDFYKAKNQQHQIEVFKAQLGIAHQLGLPLIIHCRDAAAEMRGILQEFWQSTGSIRGVMHCWGGNPQQTQWFLDLGFYISFSGIVTFKNATQVKESATMVPSDRLLIETDCPFLAPVPKRGKRNEPAYVRYVGECVAQLRGISLEELAAQTTQNACQLFGLSLSTATAGIGIG, from the coding sequence ATGCAGTTGATTGATACCCACGTCCATATCAACTTCGATGTCTTTGAGTCGGAGTTAGACCAATTGCGGCAGCGATGGCTTGAAGCTGGTGTGGTTCGTCTAGTTCACTCTTGCGTAGAACCGTCTGAGTTTAAAGGCATCCAAGCTCTAGCAGAGCGATTTCCCGAACTCTCCTTTGCGGTAGGCTTGCACCCCTTAGATACCGAAAAATGGACTTCCGAAACGGAAAATCAGATTTTGACCCTAGCGCGCTCTGATGCTAGGGTCGTAGCTATTGGAGAAACGGGTTTGGATTTCTATAAAGCAAAGAACCAACAACACCAAATAGAAGTGTTCAAAGCCCAACTAGGGATTGCCCACCAACTCGGCTTGCCACTGATTATCCACTGCCGTGACGCTGCTGCAGAAATGAGGGGCATACTGCAAGAATTTTGGCAAAGTACCGGATCAATAAGAGGCGTGATGCACTGTTGGGGAGGTAATCCTCAACAGACACAGTGGTTTTTGGATTTGGGATTTTACATAAGCTTCAGTGGCATTGTGACCTTTAAGAATGCCACTCAGGTAAAAGAATCAGCCACCATGGTACCTAGCGATCGCCTACTCATCGAAACGGATTGTCCGTTCCTTGCACCAGTACCCAAGCGAGGTAAACGAAATGAACCAGCCTATGTCCGCTATGTAGGCGAGTGCGTTGCCCAATTACGAGGGATATCTCTAGAAGAGTTGGCTGCTCAGACAACCCAAAATGCCTGTCAGCTTTTTGGTCTTAGCCTATCAACAGCAACTGCTGGGATAGGGATTGGGTAA
- the rpsT gene encoding 30S ribosomal protein S20, whose translation MANNKSALKRINIAERNRVRNKAYKSAVKTLTKNYCAALEEYERQPSPETLEEVKRRMSEAYSKIDKAVKRKVLHRNNGARKKASLAKKLKAIEAQLNASVTESPAV comes from the coding sequence GTGGCTAATAACAAGTCTGCCCTCAAACGCATAAATATAGCCGAACGGAACCGAGTTCGGAATAAAGCCTACAAATCAGCGGTGAAAACGCTGACGAAGAACTATTGTGCTGCCTTAGAAGAGTACGAACGCCAACCAAGTCCAGAGACCTTGGAAGAAGTTAAACGCCGAATGTCAGAAGCATACAGCAAAATTGACAAGGCTGTCAAGCGTAAGGTACTTCATCGTAATAATGGCGCTCGGAAAAAAGCAAGTCTTGCCAAAAAGCTCAAAGCTATAGAGGCTCAACTTAACGCTAGTGTGACCGAATCACCTGCTGTATGA
- the hisD gene encoding histidinol dehydrogenase, with the protein MLRIITEQAEAQTELRRIRDRTASDQMLNKEATVREVLQAVKRQGDVALLHYTEEFDQLRLSREQLRVSGSELDAAYQQVSKELLDAIQLAARQIEAFHRQRVPKSWVQFGEDDVVLGKRYTAVDKAGLYVPGGRASYPSTVLMNAIPAKVAQVNQIIMVTPPRPDQSINPAVLVAAQEAGIHEIYRVGGAQAIAALAFGTETIPNVDVISGPGNIYVTLAKKLVYGIVGIDSLAGPSEVLIIADEKANPVHVAVDLLAQAEHDPMAAAILLTTDANLAKQVQGQVQQQLKDHPRRLLTEKAIAHYGLIVVVDSLEVAAQLSDEFAPEHLELEITQPWDLLDYIHHAGAIFLGNSTPEAVGDYLAGPNHTLPTSGAARYASALGVETFMKHSSLIQYSDRALHKVAGAIETLAEAEGLPSHAQSVRLRTQLDAGGSKGVEQ; encoded by the coding sequence ATGCTGCGAATCATAACTGAGCAGGCTGAGGCACAAACTGAACTGCGACGTATCCGCGATCGCACGGCTTCTGACCAAATGCTGAACAAAGAGGCAACTGTAAGGGAAGTTTTACAGGCAGTGAAGCGCCAAGGAGACGTAGCGCTCCTGCACTACACTGAGGAATTTGATCAGCTGAGATTGAGTCGAGAACAACTGCGAGTTAGCGGTTCGGAACTAGATGCGGCTTACCAACAGGTCTCCAAAGAATTACTGGATGCGATTCAATTAGCCGCCAGACAAATCGAGGCATTTCATCGACAACGAGTTCCCAAATCCTGGGTGCAATTTGGTGAAGATGATGTGGTTTTAGGGAAGCGCTACACTGCTGTAGATAAGGCTGGACTATATGTTCCAGGAGGTAGGGCCTCCTATCCCAGTACTGTGTTAATGAATGCTATCCCAGCCAAGGTAGCTCAGGTTAACCAAATTATAATGGTCACCCCACCAAGACCAGATCAAAGCATTAATCCGGCTGTGCTTGTGGCTGCTCAGGAAGCCGGTATTCATGAGATTTACCGGGTAGGTGGAGCCCAAGCAATTGCAGCGTTAGCCTTTGGGACCGAAACCATTCCCAACGTGGATGTGATTAGCGGTCCGGGTAACATTTACGTAACCCTGGCCAAGAAACTGGTTTACGGTATTGTAGGGATTGACTCCCTGGCTGGTCCTTCTGAGGTATTAATTATTGCGGATGAGAAAGCTAATCCAGTTCATGTGGCTGTCGATCTATTGGCTCAGGCAGAACATGACCCAATGGCAGCAGCGATTCTCCTGACCACTGATGCTAATTTAGCCAAACAAGTGCAGGGGCAAGTGCAGCAGCAACTAAAAGACCATCCACGACGCCTGTTGACAGAAAAAGCGATCGCTCACTATGGTCTAATCGTTGTTGTTGATTCTTTGGAAGTGGCAGCACAATTGTCTGATGAGTTTGCTCCAGAACACTTAGAACTAGAAATTACCCAACCTTGGGACTTACTAGACTATATCCACCACGCTGGGGCAATTTTCCTGGGTAACTCAACCCCTGAAGCAGTAGGTGATTACTTGGCTGGACCCAATCACACCCTACCAACTTCAGGTGCTGCTCGTTATGCTTCTGCCCTAGGTGTGGAAACCTTTATGAAGCACTCCAGTTTGATTCAGTATTCAGACAGAGCCCTCCATAAAGTGGCTGGTGCAATTGAGACTCTTGCTGAAGCAGAAGGTCTACCATCTCATGCTCAATCTGTGCGCTTACGAACTCAGCTTGATGCTGGGGGGTCAAAGGGAGTAGAACAATAA
- a CDS encoding FIST signal transduction protein: MANVIKWANALSTRASLEAAVSEVADCLEKSLPSKADLGLVFISSAYASEYPRLIPLLQERLSLPVLIGCGGSGIIGMNTNGLPVEVEGGPALSLSLACLPDVSVKSFHIPGDALPDLDSPPDAWVDLIGISPQEQPQFILFSDTLSSKINDLLQGLDYAYPGSVKVGGQASGSSMMVKNGLFCLKDQNQVAKSLYHEGTVGVALSGNILLETIVAQGCRPIGETYQVTKADQNILLELTPLDQGKITNSEPASHPPLMVLRELIQSMDEADRKLAQHSLFVGVARDEFKQQLGQGDFLIRNLLGVDPRIGAIAIADRIRPGQRIQFHLRDAQTSEEDLALLLEDYQKQTNSTPAAGALMFSCLGRGEGLYGKPNFDSQLFHRYLKDIQLAGFFCNGEIGPVGSSTFLHGFTSVFGICRAKE; encoded by the coding sequence ATGGCTAATGTGATCAAGTGGGCAAATGCTCTATCAACCCGTGCATCATTAGAAGCGGCAGTGTCAGAAGTGGCAGACTGCCTTGAGAAGTCTTTGCCTTCAAAAGCAGATTTGGGTCTGGTGTTCATCTCATCTGCCTATGCCAGTGAGTATCCTCGCCTCATCCCCCTGCTCCAAGAACGATTGTCTTTACCCGTGCTGATTGGTTGTGGTGGAAGTGGCATCATTGGGATGAACACCAATGGGTTACCTGTGGAAGTTGAGGGAGGACCAGCCCTAAGCCTCAGCCTAGCCTGTTTGCCTGATGTTAGTGTCAAGAGCTTTCATATCCCTGGAGACGCCTTGCCAGATTTGGATAGTCCTCCTGATGCTTGGGTGGACTTGATTGGAATTTCCCCCCAAGAGCAACCCCAGTTTATTTTATTCTCTGACACCTTGTCCTCTAAAATTAACGATTTGCTCCAAGGGTTGGATTATGCTTATCCAGGGTCAGTCAAGGTAGGAGGACAGGCTAGTGGTAGCTCTATGATGGTTAAGAATGGCTTATTTTGCCTGAAAGACCAGAACCAAGTGGCTAAGTCTCTCTACCATGAAGGAACTGTGGGGGTTGCTCTAAGCGGCAATATTCTATTAGAAACCATTGTTGCTCAAGGCTGTCGTCCTATCGGTGAAACCTATCAGGTGACTAAAGCAGACCAGAATATCCTGCTGGAATTGACACCCCTCGATCAAGGCAAGATCACCAACAGTGAGCCAGCATCCCATCCCCCATTAATGGTGTTGCGCGAGTTAATCCAAAGTATGGATGAGGCAGACCGTAAACTGGCACAACATTCACTCTTTGTCGGAGTTGCCCGAGATGAGTTTAAACAACAGCTCGGTCAGGGAGACTTTCTGATCCGCAATCTGTTAGGTGTGGATCCGAGGATTGGTGCGATCGCTATTGCTGATCGGATTCGACCCGGTCAACGTATTCAGTTCCACCTCAGAGATGCTCAGACTTCAGAGGAAGACTTGGCACTCCTTCTTGAGGACTATCAAAAGCAAACTAACAGCACTCCAGCTGCTGGTGCTTTGATGTTTTCCTGTCTGGGGCGAGGAGAAGGGCTTTACGGTAAACCTAATTTTGATTCCCAACTATTCCACCGTTATCTCAAGGATATTCAGCTGGCGGGCTTCTTCTGTAACGGGGAAATTGGGCCAGTAGGCAGTAGTACGTTTTTGCACGGTTTCACGTCAGTTTTTGGGATTTGCCGTGCGAAAGAGTAA
- a CDS encoding Calvin cycle protein CP12 encodes MSELQEKIDQEREQARAVCDAEGATSDECAVAWDTVEELQAEASHKRQNANPKNSLEQYCDDNPDAAECRVYDD; translated from the coding sequence ATGAGCGAATTACAAGAGAAAATAGACCAAGAGCGTGAACAAGCTAGAGCCGTTTGTGATGCTGAAGGGGCGACTTCAGACGAATGTGCAGTAGCTTGGGATACAGTAGAAGAACTACAAGCAGAGGCTTCCCATAAGCGGCAAAATGCCAATCCCAAAAACTCCCTTGAGCAGTACTGTGATGATAATCCTGACGCAGCTGAGTGCCGGGTATATGATGACTAG
- a CDS encoding DUF3177 family protein: protein MQDEIIQLLVWMDYRLAVLFTVFIPLMLLIWAFFQKADAMVRLLIIYWRVSSLLAITVYLLIVGWPIAYVSALSSRILIPISLWFWIDLNEEIDDRPPTPLKLALTSWRWAMTIYCTLGTIASIPFLRCAFVPGAITSGFCQVLREPPLLFKQYFHAGYTPGFLGFMGMVGLFFYVLYLSYFVLFRLGKQGRSAIEP, encoded by the coding sequence ATGCAAGATGAAATTATTCAATTACTGGTTTGGATGGACTACCGTTTGGCAGTTCTGTTCACAGTATTTATCCCCTTGATGCTGCTAATTTGGGCATTTTTCCAGAAAGCAGATGCGATGGTACGGCTGTTGATTATCTATTGGCGTGTTTCCAGTCTCCTAGCGATTACAGTTTACTTGTTGATTGTCGGTTGGCCGATTGCTTATGTGTCTGCTTTGAGCTCCCGTATTCTAATCCCAATCTCCCTGTGGTTTTGGATTGACTTGAATGAGGAGATTGATGATAGACCACCTACTCCCTTGAAGCTAGCACTGACATCTTGGCGTTGGGCTATGACTATTTACTGTACTCTGGGGACAATCGCCAGCATTCCATTTCTACGTTGTGCCTTTGTCCCAGGAGCAATCACATCTGGATTTTGTCAGGTGTTGAGGGAGCCGCCTTTGTTATTCAAACAGTATTTCCATGCTGGTTATACCCCTGGATTTTTGGGTTTTATGGGAATGGTGGGATTATTCTTCTATGTCCTTTACTTAAGCTATTTCGTTCTGTTTCGTCTCGGCAAACAAGGACGATCAGCTATTGAACCATGA